Proteins encoded by one window of Silvibacterium dinghuense:
- a CDS encoding DUF5818 domain-containing protein, with the protein MKIRMAAIVGTLVLGVPVLFAQPAQQISGFVSEAHCGAEHSSPSEAATKCIKGCMKGGSQPVLVKDGKVYQLKGKTDAVAAHAGEDVTVTGTVDGDTITVAAVEAKS; encoded by the coding sequence ATGAAGATTCGGATGGCAGCAATCGTGGGAACCCTGGTTTTGGGTGTTCCGGTTCTTTTTGCGCAACCTGCGCAGCAGATCTCAGGGTTTGTCAGCGAAGCGCACTGCGGCGCTGAGCATAGCTCACCAAGTGAGGCCGCAACCAAGTGCATCAAGGGATGCATGAAGGGCGGCAGCCAGCCGGTGCTGGTGAAGGACGGGAAGGTCTATCAACTGAAGGGCAAGACCGATGCTGTGGCCGCGCATGCCGGTGAAGATGTAACCGTGACGGGCACCGTTGACGGCGATACGATCACAGTTGCCGCGGTGGAAGCCAAGTCGTAG
- a CDS encoding C45 family autoproteolytic acyltransferase/hydolase: MSRFFRVLFAVAALAAPLSFAATQNHSDPRLEHAYRFERGGWTYVHLEGSPDTIGFQHGYLLADEIEDNYKALKLEAEHSTHRDWAFFRDASRTMLWPQIDPEYQAELKGIAAGVKAHGGNLDLWDIVAINGNTELTEYYVPWLDKSKETAAGARPDLAKTDPKAPGNCSAFIATGSYTKDGKIVIAHNNWSSYADGERSVVIFDMQPAKGHRILMDGSAGVITSGDDFGINDAGILMTETTITQFEGWNSKGKPEFVRSRKALQYANSIDDYLATMLEGNNGGYANDWLIGDRKTGEIAYLELGLKHSPVWRKKDGYFVSSNFARDPSLIKDETDGFNINDLSSSPNARRVRWEQLMKEYKGRIDVSLAERFLADHEDSFLKTEKAGERSLCGHVDATKDGVPQWDWGPYYPGGAVQGKATDSDMAAKMGIVARAGHPCGEDFLAKPFLAAHPEYSWQAPVLRDMKAGPWTGFTAGDQEK, encoded by the coding sequence ATGTCTCGATTCTTTCGTGTGCTTTTCGCGGTTGCCGCTCTTGCGGCTCCGCTCAGCTTTGCAGCAACCCAAAATCACAGTGATCCTCGGTTAGAGCATGCTTACCGTTTCGAGCGCGGCGGCTGGACGTATGTGCATCTTGAGGGTAGCCCGGATACGATCGGCTTTCAGCACGGTTATCTCCTCGCGGACGAAATAGAGGACAACTACAAGGCATTGAAGCTCGAGGCCGAGCATTCCACGCATCGCGACTGGGCCTTCTTTCGCGATGCGAGCCGCACGATGCTGTGGCCGCAGATCGATCCGGAATATCAGGCGGAACTGAAGGGCATTGCCGCCGGGGTGAAGGCGCACGGAGGCAATCTCGACCTTTGGGACATCGTGGCGATCAACGGCAATACCGAGCTGACGGAGTATTACGTGCCGTGGCTGGACAAGAGCAAGGAGACGGCGGCGGGTGCGCGGCCCGATCTGGCAAAGACAGATCCGAAGGCCCCGGGGAACTGCAGCGCGTTTATCGCAACGGGCAGCTACACGAAGGACGGCAAGATTGTGATTGCGCACAATAACTGGTCGTCTTATGCCGATGGCGAGCGTTCGGTGGTGATCTTCGACATGCAGCCGGCAAAAGGACACCGCATTCTGATGGACGGCTCGGCAGGAGTCATTACCAGCGGAGACGATTTCGGGATCAATGACGCTGGAATCCTGATGACCGAAACGACGATCACACAGTTCGAGGGATGGAACTCGAAGGGCAAGCCGGAGTTCGTGCGCTCGCGCAAGGCGCTGCAGTATGCGAACTCGATCGACGATTATCTCGCCACGATGCTTGAAGGGAATAATGGCGGCTATGCGAATGACTGGTTGATCGGCGATCGAAAAACTGGTGAGATCGCCTATCTCGAACTCGGTCTGAAGCACTCGCCGGTGTGGCGAAAGAAGGATGGCTACTTTGTCAGCTCAAACTTTGCGCGCGATCCAAGCCTGATCAAGGACGAGACGGATGGTTTCAATATCAACGACCTGTCCTCCTCTCCGAATGCGCGGCGCGTGCGCTGGGAGCAGCTGATGAAGGAGTACAAAGGCAGAATCGATGTATCCCTGGCGGAGCGGTTTCTTGCCGATCATGAAGACAGCTTCCTGAAGACGGAGAAAGCCGGCGAGCGCTCCTTGTGCGGACATGTGGACGCGACGAAGGATGGCGTGCCGCAGTGGGACTGGGGGCCGTACTATCCGGGCGGCGCGGTGCAGGGCAAAGCTACAGATAGCGACATGGCGGCAAAGATGGGCATCGTGGCGCGTGCCGGGCATCCGTGCGGCGAGGACTTTCTGGCCAAGCCGTTTCTGGCGGCGCATCCGGAATATTCCTGGCAGGCGCCTGTGTTGCGCGATATGAAAGCAGGGCCGTGGACAGGCTTTACAGCGGGCGACCAGGAGAAGTAG
- the lysA gene encoding diaminopimelate decarboxylase, translating to MVPVRPFEYPGSKAPLSCGPVSLASLAKKHGTPLYVYSADAIRYRFGLFQQAFAGQRHLICYAVKANSSLAILKLLAAEGAGFDIVSGGELERVLAVAPEAAGRVVFSGVGKTAPELDLALRSGILLFNVESEGELELLAERAAKLRKRARIALRVNPDVFAETHPYISTGLREHKFGIDIRRARAVYRRAAQDKWLEPAGISVHIGSQIRTADPFGAAADRVAKLVRDLRKDGLPIQYLDAGGGLGIEYHAAQPFHPEEKVQQYAAAVRAAVSELSDITLLLEPGRFLVAQAGALLARVLYVKKNGEKTFVITDAGMNDLIRPTLYQAHHEILPVEPPSSRRTITADVVGPVCESGDFFARDRVLAPLKPGDLVAILDAGAYGMSLASNYNTRGRAAEVLVEGKRARLIRRRETLADMLSTETP from the coding sequence TTGGTACCCGTTCGACCCTTTGAATATCCCGGCAGCAAGGCTCCGCTCTCCTGCGGACCCGTTTCGCTCGCATCGCTCGCCAAGAAGCACGGCACGCCGCTCTACGTCTATTCGGCAGATGCCATCCGCTATCGCTTCGGCCTATTCCAGCAGGCCTTCGCCGGACAGCGCCATCTCATCTGCTACGCCGTCAAGGCAAACTCCTCGCTCGCGATTCTTAAACTGCTCGCCGCCGAAGGCGCAGGCTTCGATATCGTCTCGGGCGGTGAACTCGAGCGCGTGCTCGCCGTCGCTCCCGAGGCCGCAGGCCGCGTCGTCTTCTCCGGCGTCGGCAAGACCGCACCCGAGCTCGATCTTGCGCTCCGCTCCGGCATTCTGCTCTTCAACGTGGAGAGCGAAGGCGAGCTCGAGCTTCTCGCCGAGCGTGCCGCGAAGCTTCGCAAGCGCGCCCGCATCGCCCTGCGCGTCAATCCTGATGTCTTTGCCGAGACGCATCCCTACATCTCCACCGGCCTGCGCGAGCACAAGTTTGGCATCGATATCCGCCGTGCCCGCGCCGTCTATCGCCGCGCCGCTCAGGACAAGTGGCTTGAGCCAGCAGGCATCAGCGTCCACATCGGCTCACAGATTCGTACCGCCGACCCCTTCGGCGCCGCTGCCGATCGTGTTGCCAAGCTGGTTCGCGATCTCCGCAAAGATGGCCTGCCCATCCAGTACCTCGACGCAGGCGGTGGCCTCGGCATTGAATATCACGCTGCTCAGCCCTTCCATCCCGAAGAGAAGGTACAGCAATACGCCGCAGCAGTACGCGCAGCGGTCAGCGAGCTCTCCGACATCACGCTGCTGCTCGAGCCCGGCCGCTTTCTCGTCGCACAGGCCGGTGCGCTTCTCGCCCGTGTCCTCTATGTGAAGAAGAATGGCGAGAAGACCTTCGTCATCACCGATGCGGGCATGAACGATCTCATCCGCCCCACGCTCTACCAGGCGCATCATGAGATTCTGCCCGTCGAGCCACCATCCTCGCGCCGCACCATCACGGCGGATGTGGTCGGCCCGGTCTGCGAGAGCGGCGACTTCTTCGCCCGCGACCGCGTGCTTGCGCCGCTTAAGCCTGGCGACCTCGTCGCCATTCTGGACGCAGGCGCCTACGGCATGTCACTCGCCTCGAATTACAACACCCGTGGCCGCGCCGCCGAGGTGCTGGTCGAAGGCAAGCGCGCACGGCTGATCCGCCGCCGCGAAACATTAGCTGACATGTTAAGTACGGAGACTCCTTAG
- a CDS encoding carboxylesterase/lipase family protein, translating into MTRALKVAAPLVFAFSLTALAANSLVVKTNKGKVQGAPTSDGQVIAFKGIPYAAPPVGDLRWKPPIPAEKWNGIRQATEYGSHCVQTNPFPDMVFHDPSESEDCLTLNVWVPKGAKPGSLPVMVWIYGGGYYAGGTSEARQDGQFLAHRNVVVVTLNYRLGIFGFFAHPGLSAESPHHASGNYGLMDQTAAIEWVVRNIKAFGGDPKNLTLFGESAGSFSVSAQLASPLAKDHIQKAIGESGAAFFSSGLSFPAREAAEKIDADFAEAAFHTTNIADLRKVSAADLVKASTAKTTPPPPRFGPDVDGYFLPDSVPNIYAAGKQAHIPLLAGWNADEVRGAVLLAPQKMTAERFRTQAQAEFTTNADRFLELYPANTDEEAVQSAGDYVSDRFIAFSTWRWLEAQVKTGSAPVYRYRFDLPAPTDKFHPVATGAFHSDDIEYVFGTLDSRPDAKWRPEDRALSDQIQQYWTNFARTGDPNGPGLPKWPTYNADDDWQIMHLNATSEAKPEVQRDRYLFLDSVWSAPKKP; encoded by the coding sequence ATGACTCGCGCCCTGAAAGTCGCTGCCCCTCTTGTCTTCGCATTTTCACTCACCGCCCTGGCTGCCAATTCTCTTGTCGTCAAGACAAATAAAGGAAAAGTCCAGGGCGCTCCGACCTCCGATGGTCAGGTCATCGCCTTCAAAGGCATCCCTTACGCCGCCCCACCGGTCGGCGATCTCCGCTGGAAGCCACCGATCCCCGCGGAAAAGTGGAACGGCATCCGGCAGGCTACCGAGTACGGCTCACACTGCGTGCAGACCAATCCCTTCCCGGACATGGTTTTTCATGATCCCAGCGAGAGCGAGGACTGCCTGACGCTGAATGTATGGGTGCCAAAAGGCGCAAAACCAGGCTCGCTGCCCGTCATGGTCTGGATCTATGGCGGCGGCTACTATGCCGGTGGAACCTCCGAGGCTCGCCAGGACGGCCAGTTCCTCGCGCATCGCAACGTGGTCGTGGTAACCCTCAACTATCGCCTCGGCATCTTCGGATTCTTTGCCCATCCCGGCCTCAGCGCCGAATCGCCGCATCACGCATCCGGCAACTATGGCCTCATGGATCAGACTGCAGCCATCGAATGGGTCGTGCGCAACATCAAGGCCTTCGGTGGCGATCCGAAGAACCTTACTCTCTTCGGGGAGTCCGCAGGATCGTTCTCCGTCAGCGCGCAGCTGGCCTCGCCGCTTGCAAAAGACCATATTCAGAAGGCCATCGGCGAGAGCGGAGCCGCCTTCTTCAGCAGCGGGCTGAGCTTCCCCGCACGCGAAGCTGCAGAGAAAATCGACGCAGACTTTGCCGAAGCAGCCTTCCACACGACGAATATTGCAGATCTGCGCAAAGTCTCCGCTGCGGATCTGGTAAAAGCCTCGACGGCGAAGACCACGCCGCCTCCGCCGCGCTTTGGCCCGGATGTCGACGGCTATTTCCTGCCCGACAGCGTGCCCAATATCTACGCTGCCGGAAAGCAGGCGCACATCCCCCTGCTCGCAGGATGGAACGCGGATGAGGTTCGCGGTGCTGTCCTGCTCGCTCCGCAGAAAATGACCGCCGAGCGCTTCAGAACCCAGGCCCAGGCCGAGTTCACGACGAACGCCGACAGGTTCCTTGAGCTCTACCCTGCGAATACCGACGAAGAGGCCGTACAGTCGGCCGGAGACTACGTCAGCGATCGCTTCATCGCGTTCTCCACCTGGCGCTGGCTAGAAGCACAGGTAAAGACCGGGAGCGCGCCTGTCTATCGCTACCGCTTTGACCTGCCCGCTCCCACGGATAAGTTCCACCCCGTCGCCACCGGCGCATTCCACTCCGATGACATCGAATACGTCTTCGGCACACTCGATTCACGGCCGGATGCGAAGTGGCGTCCCGAAGACCGCGCGCTCTCCGACCAGATTCAGCAATACTGGACCAATTTCGCCCGCACCGGCGATCCCAATGGCCCAGGTCTGCCGAAGTGGCCCACCTACAACGCGGATGACGACTGGCAGATCATGCATCTGAATGCGACATCGGAAGCCAAACCCGAAGTTCAGCGCGACCGTTATCTCTTCCTCGACAGCGTATGGAGCGCTCCGAAAAAGCCGTAA
- a CDS encoding DUF6982 domain-containing protein, translated as MSSSRKKVIVRKLSRDWVPGYLPADGFVRGGSVELLGLDGKVAFIDVTQVKWIAFVRDFNSGETANPERLLRKTFTGRPRTSGIFLRLRLTDGELLEGVAANDSSLIASHGVFLTPPDTRSNTQRLWVPAGAVSELEAISVIGNAAKPKPASSQALETSTSAQEELF; from the coding sequence ATGTCCTCCAGCCGCAAGAAAGTGATCGTCCGCAAGCTCTCCCGCGACTGGGTACCGGGCTATCTGCCCGCGGACGGCTTCGTCCGGGGCGGCTCGGTGGAACTGCTGGGGCTCGACGGCAAAGTCGCCTTTATCGATGTCACCCAGGTGAAGTGGATCGCCTTCGTCCGCGACTTCAACTCCGGTGAAACGGCGAATCCGGAGCGACTGCTTCGCAAGACCTTCACCGGGCGCCCCCGCACTTCGGGCATCTTTCTCCGCCTCCGGCTTACCGACGGCGAGCTGCTCGAAGGCGTAGCGGCCAATGACTCCAGCCTGATCGCCTCGCACGGCGTCTTCCTCACTCCGCCTGACACCCGCTCCAATACTCAGCGCCTGTGGGTACCGGCCGGGGCGGTCAGCGAGCTGGAGGCGATCTCTGTGATCGGAAACGCAGCGAAACCCAAGCCCGCCTCAAGCCAAGCCCTCGAAACGTCTACGAGCGCCCAGGAAGAACTGTTCTAA
- a CDS encoding CCA tRNA nucleotidyltransferase yields MPDYVYLLENRLSLAQRNSLTTVRDVARAHGMNVFLAGGAVRDLTTGFPVRDLDFSVQGNALKLKKDLEKAGAALWGEYEPSRTLFFWLHGIRVEVSSARREHFPKPGKPVYEWAPILEDLRRRDFTANAMAVSLNEGSYGLLLDPLNGIADLEARILRLVSPYGFIEDPSRLLRATRLLARTGWEMDERTRTRYENAKEENAIAAITPYLKGYELEEIGHEDDGLKALKALETEGWLKVLDPAWTSAKADVHGLEALHTTLIQLLMQGIHPDHSAAQTQLLTAKLPAKELDALKKLFPRPGFVRQWEHLDESAKEFQKELLDKKNASPSATWKLLTSYAPEAVLWLAYTSKNAAVQTKFKNFSTVWPEFRQKIPTALMLEMRIAPDLPGYEDLVQEIFFQLMDGNLATDEAMRAFLEPHSPPAPPPPVSIKRTRGKRGSVKIKAEEEDLDDEEDLPTRDELEEEAERNLDDEDEADDEMDEDHSVPPPVRAKPVAAKAEAKPKPEVKAEPKKEPAAAKPVAVATKAAAKPVKAAPAVKAVPAKAVAAKPAPAKNTPAKVVAKAPAKAAHKPAPAAPAKSAKPATKHAPAKSTAKAPVKTAKPAPKPVAKKAAPAKAPAKPVAKKAAPAKKAPAKPAKKR; encoded by the coding sequence ATGCCCGATTACGTTTATCTCCTGGAAAACCGTCTCTCCCTGGCGCAGCGAAACTCCCTGACCACGGTTCGCGATGTCGCCCGTGCGCACGGCATGAATGTCTTTCTGGCGGGTGGCGCAGTGCGCGACCTGACGACAGGCTTCCCCGTGCGCGATCTTGACTTTTCGGTTCAAGGAAACGCCCTTAAACTCAAGAAAGATTTAGAGAAAGCAGGCGCCGCGCTGTGGGGTGAGTACGAGCCCTCCCGCACTTTGTTTTTCTGGCTGCACGGTATCCGTGTGGAGGTTTCGAGCGCCCGGCGGGAGCATTTTCCGAAGCCGGGCAAGCCGGTGTACGAGTGGGCTCCGATCCTCGAAGACCTGCGGCGGCGCGACTTCACCGCGAATGCGATGGCGGTCTCGTTGAATGAAGGGTCTTACGGCCTGCTGCTGGACCCGCTGAACGGGATTGCCGATCTGGAAGCCCGGATTCTGCGCCTGGTGAGCCCCTATGGCTTCATTGAAGATCCATCGCGGCTTCTGCGCGCGACGCGTCTGCTCGCCCGGACCGGCTGGGAGATGGACGAGCGTACCCGCACGCGGTACGAAAACGCCAAGGAAGAGAATGCGATCGCGGCGATTACTCCTTACCTGAAGGGGTATGAGCTGGAAGAGATCGGGCACGAGGACGACGGTCTGAAGGCGCTGAAGGCGCTCGAGACCGAAGGCTGGCTGAAGGTACTGGACCCGGCATGGACCTCGGCGAAGGCGGACGTGCATGGACTTGAGGCGCTGCATACGACCCTGATCCAGCTGCTGATGCAGGGCATTCATCCGGATCACTCGGCAGCGCAGACCCAGCTGCTGACGGCCAAGCTGCCGGCGAAAGAGCTTGACGCACTCAAGAAGCTCTTCCCGCGTCCGGGATTTGTACGCCAGTGGGAGCATCTGGACGAGTCGGCAAAGGAGTTCCAGAAAGAACTGCTGGATAAGAAAAATGCTTCACCCTCGGCAACCTGGAAGCTGCTGACCAGCTATGCGCCGGAGGCGGTGCTGTGGCTGGCTTATACGAGCAAGAATGCCGCGGTGCAGACGAAGTTCAAGAACTTCTCGACAGTCTGGCCGGAATTCCGGCAGAAGATTCCGACCGCATTGATGCTGGAGATGCGCATTGCGCCGGATCTGCCGGGTTACGAAGACCTGGTGCAGGAGATCTTCTTCCAGCTGATGGACGGCAATCTGGCGACGGACGAAGCCATGCGTGCTTTTCTTGAGCCGCATTCGCCGCCGGCTCCTCCTCCGCCGGTCAGCATCAAGCGCACGCGCGGCAAGCGCGGCAGCGTGAAGATCAAGGCCGAAGAAGAGGATCTGGACGACGAGGAAGATCTGCCTACCCGCGACGAACTCGAAGAAGAGGCGGAGCGAAACCTCGACGACGAGGACGAAGCAGACGACGAGATGGACGAGGATCATTCGGTGCCTCCTCCGGTGCGCGCCAAGCCGGTTGCCGCAAAGGCAGAGGCAAAGCCCAAGCCGGAAGTGAAAGCCGAGCCGAAGAAGGAACCGGCGGCAGCGAAACCTGTGGCGGTTGCAACCAAGGCTGCGGCAAAGCCGGTGAAGGCTGCGCCTGCGGTAAAAGCTGTGCCGGCCAAGGCGGTTGCGGCCAAGCCAGCCCCGGCAAAGAACACTCCAGCCAAGGTTGTTGCGAAGGCCCCGGCGAAGGCGGCGCACAAGCCGGCTCCGGCCGCGCCTGCCAAGTCTGCGAAACCTGCCACGAAGCACGCTCCGGCGAAGAGTACGGCCAAGGCGCCGGTCAAGACTGCGAAACCTGCTCCTAAGCCTGTCGCGAAGAAAGCTGCTCCGGCAAAGGCCCCGGCCAAGCCTGTCGCCAAGAAAGCCGCTCCTGCAAAGAAAGCACCGGCCAAGCCGGCAAAGAAGCGCTAG
- the lpxD gene encoding UDP-3-O-(3-hydroxymyristoyl)glucosamine N-acyltransferase, producing the protein MKLAELALLLDAELHGNGDLEVNGVAGIEHAGPDQVTFVANSRYTALARTTAAAAVVVAPDFPEISAATLRLKNPYFAWSKAIRIFHPDPVYAPGIHPSASIHPTATIGKDAHIGAFVAVEEGAVIGDHAVLLPHAVIYPYAVIGDHFFAHAHSVVREHCRIGNHVVLQNGVVVGCDGFGFAKDNAGAWQKIPQPGPVVIGDHVEIQANSCIDRASVGETRIDSGVKVDNLVQVGHGSSVGEHTLLCAQVGLAGSSEIGRNAILAGQAGVAGHCRLGDGVIMTAQSGVSHDVPDGKMISGSPAFDNRQWLRSTAIFTRLPDIVRQLQKRDKPEKTNL; encoded by the coding sequence ATGAAGCTCGCTGAACTGGCGCTGTTGCTCGACGCGGAACTGCATGGCAATGGGGATCTGGAAGTCAACGGCGTTGCCGGCATCGAACATGCCGGTCCCGACCAGGTTACCTTTGTCGCCAATTCCCGCTACACCGCCCTGGCACGCACCACTGCTGCAGCAGCCGTCGTCGTAGCTCCGGATTTTCCTGAAATCTCCGCCGCGACGCTGCGCCTGAAGAACCCCTACTTTGCCTGGTCGAAGGCCATCCGCATCTTCCATCCTGACCCGGTCTACGCGCCCGGCATTCATCCCTCGGCCTCGATTCATCCCACGGCCACCATCGGCAAGGATGCTCATATCGGAGCCTTCGTCGCGGTCGAGGAAGGCGCGGTCATCGGCGATCATGCCGTACTTCTGCCCCATGCCGTGATCTACCCTTACGCGGTCATCGGCGATCACTTCTTTGCCCACGCGCACTCCGTGGTCCGTGAGCACTGCCGTATCGGGAACCACGTCGTTCTCCAGAACGGCGTGGTCGTCGGCTGCGACGGATTCGGTTTTGCCAAAGACAATGCCGGCGCCTGGCAGAAAATCCCTCAGCCCGGCCCGGTCGTCATCGGCGACCATGTCGAGATCCAGGCCAACTCCTGCATCGATCGCGCCAGCGTCGGGGAAACCCGCATCGACTCCGGCGTCAAGGTCGACAACCTCGTCCAGGTGGGCCACGGCTCCAGTGTCGGGGAGCATACCCTGCTCTGCGCCCAGGTGGGCCTTGCCGGATCGTCGGAGATTGGCCGGAATGCCATCCTCGCCGGTCAGGCCGGCGTCGCCGGTCACTGCCGCCTGGGGGACGGCGTCATCATGACCGCGCAATCCGGCGTCTCCCATGATGTGCCCGACGGCAAGATGATCAGCGGCTCCCCAGCCTTCGACAATCGCCAGTGGCTGCGCTCCACGGCCATCTTCACTCGCCTGCCGGACATTGTGCGTCAATTGCAGAAACGGGATAAACCGGAGAAAACAAATCTGTAA
- a CDS encoding ABC transporter permease has translation MPSLVILDICLAARRLWASPRYSIGVILMLALGIGSATAVFSVVEGVLLHRLPFPDSDRLVVLTDVLQGPGITGNGEEGVTGPDILHYIHQTHSFDGLGGYLSLSLELSGAGEPAIVRGARMSSGVFTALGVHPLLGRWYTQAEDERQERLAVLSYGTWKARFQADPAVLGKTVQLNRRPYVVIGVMPRGFDFPLVLGHEEHSELWVPMSLTQDELTTEAADWQFYMVGRLKAGVSRAVAAEDAAVVSAETVREHAAAIAGYTVHPVVRGLLEETVEASQPLLKTLSAAVLVVLLIACANTAGWMLVRAIEQRREIAVRLALGARPGDLLRQAVVESLLLSLSGATLGMLAAAIADRVLVATLPETLPRLNGIHLNPQVVLLALGLAMATGIVCALAPTFAAVRVPVNATLSEGGRTASSGAVHGRLRSGLVVMEIAVALILLASAGLLLRSFARMRAVPLGFAPENVVVANYGLPGKVYDSQQKVDAFNRELVRRLELLPGVEAAGMTSILPASGVDQDSPYFAEGNAESLAGHDLATLVSVEGQYFRAMGIPLLRGRYLDARDNATGQLATVVSRGLAEQAWPGQDPIGRRIRLGITGTQWLTVVGEVADVKEGSPDGPRKVQFYETADQGLAALGSVGNPSLIYGSGGAIVLRARLAPQAAMPLLEQQVRALDPQLPLHRMHTMEAQVDQAEGERSFYTHTLSAFALAALLLSSAGVYGVIAFTAEQRVQEMAIRMALGAGQRNVLALVMASGARLAIWGCLLGVGGAILAARSLSSFLFEVSPVDPLVLALSVGVILLLAMAASLLPALRVAAIDPARVLRSQ, from the coding sequence GTGCCTTCACTCGTGATTCTGGACATCTGCCTCGCGGCACGCCGCCTGTGGGCCTCTCCCCGGTATTCCATCGGAGTCATTTTGATGCTGGCGCTGGGAATCGGCTCGGCAACAGCGGTTTTTTCTGTGGTGGAAGGTGTTCTTCTCCATCGGCTGCCGTTTCCCGATTCTGACCGGCTGGTCGTGTTGACCGATGTCCTTCAGGGGCCGGGAATCACCGGCAATGGTGAAGAAGGAGTCACCGGTCCGGACATTCTGCATTACATCCATCAGACACACAGCTTCGATGGACTGGGTGGGTATCTCTCTTTGAGCCTGGAGCTGAGCGGCGCAGGCGAGCCGGCGATTGTGCGCGGGGCGCGCATGTCGAGCGGGGTGTTTACTGCGCTCGGAGTGCATCCGCTGCTGGGGCGCTGGTATACGCAGGCCGAGGATGAACGGCAGGAACGGCTGGCGGTGCTCAGCTATGGAACCTGGAAGGCGAGGTTTCAGGCCGATCCCGCGGTACTGGGTAAGACTGTTCAGCTGAACCGCCGGCCATACGTGGTGATTGGCGTCATGCCGCGCGGCTTCGATTTCCCGCTGGTGCTTGGGCATGAGGAGCACAGCGAGCTCTGGGTGCCGATGTCCCTGACGCAGGATGAGTTGACCACAGAGGCCGCCGACTGGCAGTTCTATATGGTGGGACGTCTGAAAGCAGGTGTGAGCCGCGCTGTCGCCGCCGAGGATGCTGCTGTCGTATCAGCCGAAACGGTGCGAGAGCATGCTGCGGCGATAGCGGGCTACACCGTGCATCCGGTGGTCCGGGGGCTGCTGGAGGAAACGGTGGAGGCCTCGCAGCCGCTGCTGAAGACGCTTTCGGCTGCGGTGCTCGTTGTCCTGCTGATTGCCTGTGCCAATACCGCCGGCTGGATGCTGGTGCGGGCAATTGAGCAGCGGCGGGAGATCGCCGTGCGGCTGGCGCTGGGTGCGCGTCCTGGAGACCTGCTGCGGCAGGCAGTGGTGGAAAGCCTGCTCCTCAGCCTGTCCGGAGCCACGCTAGGGATGCTGGCGGCGGCGATAGCGGATCGGGTGCTGGTGGCCACATTGCCGGAGACGCTGCCGCGGCTGAATGGGATACACCTGAACCCGCAGGTGGTGTTGCTGGCTCTAGGATTGGCCATGGCGACCGGCATAGTCTGTGCTCTGGCTCCGACCTTTGCCGCGGTGCGGGTGCCGGTGAATGCAACGCTCAGCGAGGGCGGACGGACGGCAAGCTCCGGTGCTGTGCATGGGAGGCTGCGCTCCGGTCTGGTCGTGATGGAGATAGCCGTAGCTCTGATCCTGCTGGCCTCGGCCGGACTGCTGTTGCGCAGCTTCGCGCGGATGCGGGCGGTACCTCTGGGCTTTGCGCCGGAGAATGTCGTGGTGGCGAACTACGGATTGCCGGGAAAGGTCTACGACAGCCAGCAGAAGGTGGATGCATTCAACCGCGAGCTGGTGCGGCGGTTGGAATTGCTGCCAGGTGTCGAGGCCGCAGGGATGACGTCGATCCTGCCTGCTTCTGGAGTCGACCAGGATTCGCCGTATTTCGCCGAGGGCAATGCGGAATCGCTTGCCGGGCATGATCTGGCGACGCTGGTTTCGGTAGAGGGACAGTATTTTCGGGCGATGGGGATTCCCTTATTGCGCGGCCGCTATCTGGATGCGAGGGACAACGCGACGGGGCAACTGGCCACAGTCGTGAGTCGGGGGCTGGCAGAGCAGGCGTGGCCCGGGCAGGACCCGATCGGACGGCGGATACGGCTGGGGATAACAGGGACGCAATGGCTGACGGTCGTCGGTGAGGTCGCGGACGTCAAAGAGGGGTCGCCGGACGGACCGCGGAAGGTGCAGTTCTACGAGACGGCAGATCAGGGTCTGGCAGCATTGGGGAGCGTGGGAAACCCTTCGCTGATCTATGGCTCAGGGGGAGCAATCGTGCTGCGGGCGAGGCTGGCTCCGCAGGCGGCGATGCCGCTGCTGGAACAGCAGGTGCGCGCACTCGATCCGCAATTACCGCTTCATCGCATGCACACGATGGAGGCACAGGTGGATCAGGCCGAGGGGGAGCGCAGTTTCTATACGCACACGTTGTCGGCGTTTGCGCTCGCGGCCCTGTTGTTGTCCTCAGCGGGGGTGTATGGGGTGATTGCCTTTACTGCGGAGCAGAGGGTGCAGGAGATGGCCATCCGGATGGCTCTGGGAGCAGGGCAGCGCAATGTGCTGGCACTGGTGATGGCCTCCGGCGCTCGGCTGGCTATCTGGGGATGCCTGCTCGGAGTTGGTGGGGCCATCCTCGCTGCACGCTCTCTCAGCAGCTTCCTCTTTGAAGTGAGCCCGGTCGATCCACTAGTGCTGGCACTGTCCGTGGGGGTGATCCTGCTGCTGGCCATGGCGGCATCGCTACTCCCGGCTCTGCGCGTTGCGGCCATCGATCCGGCTCGCGTCCTCCGTAGCCAATGA